In Sesamum indicum cultivar Zhongzhi No. 13 linkage group LG1, S_indicum_v1.0, whole genome shotgun sequence, the sequence CATGAGAATCTCTTCCTTGCGTAGGCTCAGTACATCTTACTGACTGGAGCGTTACGACAATACCATAAAATTTATCCGACCCACTCCATTCGAACCTAATTTGATTGGAGCAGGACCTGAACAATCCTATCTGAACGCCCATCCCTAATTGAGATCGTCATTGTTGTCTTCGCGTTGGGGAAAAAGGTCTCTTTTAGCCACTGCCCCAACGTTGAATCAGTTGTTGAACGTTACTTTACGTTGCAAAATTGGGTTCTAATAACTCGAAAAcatgataaaagaaaataaagcagCTTCGAAAAATCGATCTTACATCGGCCAGTTTGAAGTCGATGCTGATTATCGTCCTATTTAATGTAACCTGTCACTCTTCCTTTTAAGTCATCTTACCAGCTCTTTCTCAATCTCATGAGTCCAAACCGGGGCAAGCGGTCCATGAGAATCTCTTCCTTGCGTAGGCTCAGTACATCTTACTGACTGGAGCGTTACGACAATACCATAAAATTTATCCGACCCACTCCACTCGAACCTAATTTGATTGGAGCAGGACCTGAACAATCCTATCTGAACGCCCATCCCTAATTGAGATCGTCATTGTTGTCTTCGCGTTGGGGAAAAAGGTCTCTTTTAGCCACTGCCCCAACGTTGAATCAGTTGTTGAACGTTACTTTACGTTGTCGACGTAGTCGACTGCTACTATGGTGGCACTACTCTTTTCTCATTATTGTTTTTAGGCTGGCGGGTGGACTTGGTCACTTAGAATCTTGGATACTGGATAGCTTTATGTGACTCAGCAAAAATTTATACTTGAATTTGGCGGTTcgttttttcaaatacttgtgatttatttacttggtaatttaattattgagatGGGAAATTATTGTTCTTAGTTATTAACTTGGAACGGTGTTAaacatttttatctttattttcattattttgatttattattttccagtaattattaaatattaatacaaatatgACTGTATATGGTAGGTGCAAAGTAGAGAAGAGATTAagtgagaaaaggaaaaacactAATGTTGTCTTGTTTTTATCACATGTAAATGGCAAAAATGTAAAGATGAGATTGTTTTTCTCACATATTTATATCACATCCCTACTTTAatcattttctcaaatatCTCATACATATTCCATTCTTACAAGTAAACGCCCCTTAAACAAGGAGTGTAATGATTTGagattattcataatatattattggtTGTGGTGAGTTGtttctatatgtatataatgaataaattttttatatattaaaaataatattataaaatatataaattaatacattacataaaaaaaaaagaaagaaaaaaaactaaattatcaattcatataaaattttgaaaagttaaataagaTAATTGTTTTATCGATTGAATGATACTttttacttcacaaaaaattagtatatcgGTGCCATTAACCGTTATTTGTGAGTTTgaaagtcattttttttatatataatataaaatagatatgGAAATAAGTCAGAAAGAAAAGGTCAAATggaattgtttaaaaaaaaaggaaacacttataaattatatatcaaaatatgagaaaattggtTAAAGTGTTGCATCATGAATGAGGTTTTGGAGCATGGGGAAATCATGTGATTGGGGATTCCGTGGCCAAAACGAAAAGGCTAATTGGAATTCAACTTAGACCAAACACAAACAGCCTCCAAACAAGAAGGAAGAATTTTCCCTCAAGAAAgaactattttcaaaattctattaatagAATCCCGACGTTCCAAAAGGGCGCGCAGGGCGCAACGATTCTTCTCCTATCAGACACGGTTCCCATCCTTCGCCATTTTCTCCTCCCCTTCTCTTCATCCTTCTCAATATCTGCAAGAATGGCTTTAACTGAAAACCCATCACGGCAGTCTTTGATCCCGAGTTTCCTCTACGCCTCCAAGAAGACGATGAGTTCGGAGCCGAATAATATGCCGGATTTGAAGATTACTCCATTTGCCTCGCTGGATTCACCGGCGACGGTCGGGATTCAGCGGAATTTTGTGATTCCAGCGCCGAAAGAGAGCAATATAGAGATGTTCTCGCCGGCGTATTACGCGGCGTGCACCATCGGAGGAATGTTGAGCTGTGGTCCTACTCACATGGCCGTCACGCCACTTGATATTGTCAAGTGTAACATGCAGGTTTGCAACTCTATTTTGTTGGTTGTTCTAtcttttattcatttgatttttcactttatgagtttctttttttggtaatttttttttctgatttttattAGCTATTCATTGCTAATACGTTTGGTTGATATATCTggatcaaatttgattgatcgactttaattatatacaagtATTACTGTACGTGCTACGTGATCGATGGCTCTCAATAGAATATACGACTATCAAACCTGATTCGAGTTAGAATTTATGCTCTTTGACCGGTATTTTTACTGCAACAAGAGTGTATTATCTTGCTTTATCAAGTACTATACCGATGAATTCTGCAAAAACATACACAGAATGCTGATCAACCCTTAGCTATTGCAATTCCTTCGGATTTCAACTAATGCATCTGTCCTTTTCAGATTGATCCCACAAAGTACAAGAACATTAGCTCTGGCTTTGGAATTCTGCTCAAGGAGCAGGGAATCAAGGGTCTGTTCAAGGGGTGGGCGCCAACACTGCTTGGGTACAGTGCTCAGGGAGCGTGCAAGTACGGATTATACGAGTATTTCAAGAAGTATTATACCGACATTGCTGGTCCTGAGTATGCTGCAAAATACAAAACCTTAATCTACCTTGCAGGATCTGCGTCCGCTGAAGTGGTTGCTGATGTTGCCCTTTGTCCTTTTGAGGCCGTTAAGGTCCGTGTCCAGACGCAACCTGGTTTTGCAAGAGGTTTGGCCGATGGACTTCCTAAGATTGTCAAGGCTGAAGGAGCTAAAGGGTACACATATATGTAACCCGTTGTGCTTTTTTCATTCTCCATCGTCTCTGTAGCTTCTTCAAAAAGTATGATCAGAAGAACGGTTTGtgattgtttgtttgttttcgtGTCTGCAGGCTTTACAAAGGGTTAGTTCCGCTTTGGGGACGACAGATTCCTTGTGAGCATctgatttttatgttttctgattttgtcatgggaaaattatttaaattactgaTGCTCATGTTGGGTTTGATTGCAGATACGATGATGAAGTTCGCCACTTTTGAGAACATCGTTGAAGGTTTATACAAATACGCCATTCCAACTCCAAAAGGAGAGTGCAGCAAAACATTGCAGCTCGGTGTTAGTTTCACCGGTGGCTACATAGCTGGAGTGTTATGCGCCATTGTTTCGCACCCTGCTGACAACCTCGTCTCTTTCCTCAACAACGCCAAGGGTGCAACCGTTGCCGATGTGAGTATGATATAATCACTTCTAACACAAACTTTATTACCAGGGGTAAATTCGTATTTTTACTTTGTCTTAGTGTCACtctagtataaataattaataggtAATAAAAGGAACCTTGTATATAAGATCAAGACTGCATAAAATCTTTGCGACTTCCATTTGTTTCCGTTCTTTACATTTTGCACACATTCACAATCTGTCTCTTTGCAGCTTCCTAGTGTACATCCGTCTCGAGATTTCTTTTTAAGTGTTATCCATTCATGACTCATTATCTACGTTTATCAGGCGGTGAATAAGCTAGGGTTATGGGGGCTATGTACTCGGGGGCTCCCTCTCCGTATTATCATGATCGGTACTCTCACGGGAGCACAATGGGGCATCTACGACTCATGCAAAGTCTTCTTTGGGCTGTAAGTTTCTCTTATTCTTCTTCTGATACGTGCTGTAAATGTAAAAACGTTGTTGAAAATCTGTACTTAAATTCAAGGAACTATTTATTCAAGACGTGTATTGTTCTTGCAGGCCTACTACTGGTGGTGGGAATCCTGCTCCTGCACAGAAGTGAACTAGTATGAAATAGTAAATGTATTATTGTCTTCAGGATGCAATTTACACAAAGAATTTGTAGCCATTTGGTTCTCATTCAATTGTGTGTTGAAATTAATCTTAGatgatttcttcttttttcttatgtaGTAATGGTTGAGtgaaatttgatcaaaataagTTATATAGAAATAAGAGTATCAAACTTGTTACGTCATTGCGATTGATTTGATTGGATTAAAGTTGATTTTATTCTAAGCTATAAGCGGTAGAGTTATGCTCTGCCCCCTGCCTCCCACTGTTTTCAAACCCACAATCCATTATCACTTCCCTTCCATCTCGATTCCATAATCCATATGTATGCGCTTCAGATCATCATGAAGAACACACAGATATACATCCTGTACATCTGCATCTAGTAGATGATTCGGTGAGTTGGACTGATTGGCAGACTGTGCAGTAAGATGGTGGACTTAGCTATTTTGGGCCAAGTTCAATAAAAGGTCCAGGTTGATAAATTGAGGGGCAGTTTCGGGACGACATCACGATTCTTGAAGCCCAATATAACTATAAAAGACAGGCCCGTGGCGccagttttttcttttgtgtccagattgcttttcttttgggtCAATTTTACATATATGACAGAGTGCAATTACATGTTGTGTAAGTTCATGCAAGCAAAGCATAAAAAGTGATAGGGTCCATTTTCTCTGCTTCCGGGATTCTATTAGAATGGATCCTCGACGGATCTCCGATTTTTAGGGAGGCTATTAGTCGCCAATTAGAGAAGATCCCAATTCTTTCTCCATGAGTGCCACGTGTTAGTTATAACAGCCTAGGATGCATGTCTATCTACTTCTATTCTCTTTCAGTGTTGGTAACATCTCTATGATTCATGTGGCTTCTCAGTGAGCCATCACGTGTCCTGGCCATGCTTCGGTCTTCAGCTACCCCGTCTCCAATGGTCTTCTTGGGCCTATCTCTAATTGCCAAATTCTGGGgcattattatcattattatataaatgataattgatatattaactaatcgtt encodes:
- the LOC105165890 gene encoding mitochondrial phosphate carrier protein 3, mitochondrial, encoding MALTENPSRQSLIPSFLYASKKTMSSEPNNMPDLKITPFASLDSPATVGIQRNFVIPAPKESNIEMFSPAYYAACTIGGMLSCGPTHMAVTPLDIVKCNMQIDPTKYKNISSGFGILLKEQGIKGLFKGWAPTLLGYSAQGACKYGLYEYFKKYYTDIAGPEYAAKYKTLIYLAGSASAEVVADVALCPFEAVKVRVQTQPGFARGLADGLPKIVKAEGAKGLYKGLVPLWGRQIPYTMMKFATFENIVEGLYKYAIPTPKGECSKTLQLGVSFTGGYIAGVLCAIVSHPADNLVSFLNNAKGATVADAVNKLGLWGLCTRGLPLRIIMIGTLTGAQWGIYDSCKVFFGLPTTGGGNPAPAQK